The following coding sequences lie in one Anguilla anguilla isolate fAngAng1 chromosome 14, fAngAng1.pri, whole genome shotgun sequence genomic window:
- the sapcd2 gene encoding suppressor APC domain-containing protein 2, with protein MALIANDRNCKLGGSAATCTRIGVRRDCIPSKASGGINIKMQPAEAEFSTDGLPKAFLHSLRTLFDILDDGKRGFVHISEIESRWGADTQDLPGGVLECLRRVAPPHGYLTFERFVAGLRHSMLNPHNDHLRQQSTIQQPQVLTQPAGMKPAPPASHQAPTQKNPGAVPGSSLGHWGLENKVRPLGPSNGTNLHHSRNISHQNHPRQHEDLTCGYAPFIKPGESLLYPTSTPAVPGCPGRYTNAGYERTGRSLERIPNVAESNSYRTDSSRTAKQPNAHQNRVRSIESLALESPHVQKPSAVEGGGLPRSQSETTTGLAGSRRHGRSRDEQRRHTITNGVDYGMLKQMKELEQEKDSLLAGLDVVERAREWYQNQIQNVTERQRAMGQSSQCPDFFTESSQTRLNAILPKLQEVNRSLNDLISCSGMPFTASGTLASVPPNPQPAPPPPPQAVQRLKDQNRLLTQEVTEKSERITQLEQEKSALIKQLFEARARSTHDTSALDSTFI; from the exons ATGGCTTTGATCGCGAATGATCGAAACTGCAAACTCGGTGGGTCGGCGGCGACATGCACTAGGATTGGTGTCAGGAGAGACTGCATCCCCAGCAAAGCAAGCGGCGGGATAAATATCAAAATGCAGCCTGCAGAAGCAGAGTTCTCAACGGACGGTTTGCCCAAAGCATTTCTCCACAGTCTGCGGACTTTGTTTGACATCTTGGATGACGGGAAAAGGGGCTTTGTCCACATCTCGGAGATTGAAAGTCGCTGGggcgcagacacacaggactTACCCGGCGGTGTGCTGGAGTGTCTGCGAAGGGTCGCCCCACCGCACGGTTACCTAACTTTCGAGCGCTTTGTTGCCGGGCTGCGACACTCAATGCTCAACCCACACAACGATCATCTGAGGCAGCAATCTACCATTCAACAACCGCAAGTTCTCACTCAACCCGCCGGAATGAAGCCCGCTCCGCCAGCGTCACACCAGGCGCCCACGCAGAAAAATCCGGGCGCCGTCCCCGGCAGTTCGCTTGGACACTGGGGCTTGGAGAATAAAGTGCGCCCGCTGGGTCCCAGCAACGGCACCAATCTGCACCACAGCCGAAACATTTCTCACCAGAACCACCCCAGGCAGCACGAGGACTTGACCTGTGGGTATGCACCATTTATCAAACCTGGAGAGTCGCTGCTGTACCCCACCTCAACCCCTGCGGTCCCTGGTTGTCCGGGGCGCTACACTAATGCGGGATATGAGAGGACAGGCCGAAGTTTGGAAAGAATTCCAAATGTTGCCGAAAGCAATTCTTATCGGACGGATTCTTCTAGAACTGCGAAACAGCCGAACGCGCACCAGAACCGAGTCAGATCTATAGAATCGCTTGCGCTCGAGTCGCCGCACGTCCAGAAACCAA gtgcagtggagggtggggggttgccACGGTCACAGAGTGAGACCACCACAGGATTGGCTGGGTCCCGGCGTCACGGGCGGAGCCGCGATGAGCAGAGACGTCACACCATCACAAATGGAGTCGACTACGGAATG ctgaaACAGATGaaagagctggagcaggagaaggaCTCCCTGCTGGCGGGTCTGGACGTCGTGGAGCGGGCCCGGGAGTGGTACCAGAACCAGATCCAAAATGTGACCGAGCGACAGAGAGCCATGGGCCAGAGCAGCCAATGTCCG GATTTCTTCACAGAATCAAGTCAGACTCGTCTGAACGCCATTCTTCCAAAATTACAGGAAGTTAACCGCAGCCTTAATGACCTCATATCCTGTTCCGGAATG cccttCACGGCCTCCGGCACGTTGGCCTCCGTTCCCCCCAACCCTCAGcctgcccccccgccgcccccacaAGCAGTTCAGAGACTGAAGGATCAGAACAGGCTGCTCACACAG GAGGTAACAGAAAAGAGTGAGCGGATCacccagctggagcaggagaagtCTGCTCTGATCAAACAGCTGTTTGAGGCTCGCGCCCGGAGCACTCACGACACCAGCGCCCTGGACTCCACCTTcatctga
- the tmem141 gene encoding transmembrane protein 141: protein MVNIGLRKVDDAVAAKHPGLQQYSACQSHAFMKGTGTFVLGTGLLLSLQYMLQKKLPYPSQWSLLLSVVTGSVCSYAVTRSETQKCSDLWMYLETGSVPDRTPHTEEPAQPTEPSGPRTTQYGDVME from the exons ATGGTCAATATCGGGCTAAGGAAGGTCGATGACGCGGTGGCCGCAAAACACCCG GGTTTGCAACAGTATAGCGCCTGTCAGTCTCACGCCTTCATGAAAGGGACGGGTACATTTGTACTGG GCACGGGGCTTCTCTTGTCCCTACAGTACATGCTGCAGAAGAAGCTTCCGTACCCGTCACAGTGGAGCCTCCTGCTGTCTGTAG TGACTGGGTCAGTGTGCAGCTACGCAGTGACACGCAGCGAGACCCAGAAGTGCTCTGACCTGTGGATGTACTTAGAGACAGGAAGTGTTCCCGACAGAACACCACACA CAGAGGAACCAGCTCAGCCCACAGAGCCCTCTGGCCCGAGAACCACACAGTATGGGGATGTGATGGAGTGA
- the LOC118212713 gene encoding uncharacterized protein LOC118212713, whose translation MACRPGSRHMTGHAAPGPQRSDLAHMMAALEVLSGSGPVPESKGRLVERILREPDREGCVGVLGRSLRSSDSRLCSTAAYLLGALVERDGWVQETLEGTQGDSAGLVGALGRLLTHDDPDTVMNAAGAIASLVGSSVGRGRLLREEEVFGEVLASLPTLLREERESTVNYAALVVARLSLCEEACQRLLQHPSAPHTLRSLAQCLAHSHTDTAMNAAFAVGRLCGTEAGRSLILALEQEHQLVSSLQALLCEGRWPGAGQTACFALSCLVTEEDGHTLVLGSPAFPHLLDGLLRHLLEEEHDSAWFAAMTVKVLVSRPRGVLCVREHSLLEERLQSLSQSRSISQELQEEVSACLRRLQRLSKPLPPKTSCRPSGSHVVSWEKCAPESGLEVTYSLLDRDKVLYRGNQCHLTLPNSALQSGRTLSLRLVQSTDGGDVSPCSEPTLLAVDSKGAELVPGPPRQLRVIGCTPTQVRLSWCAPEGGVKPRLYQLYRGETLLETTAEPGAIVGGLSPGTLYQLGVCAVGPGDAPGERATVDARTPECQDHAPSGLAMTVLGRHELLVSWGAPALPLGRLFNYELRLNGRVAYLGTERAYTARRLTASTAYTCTVTAITSRGRCQSRPVTKRTARDEYVHTQRCLYSPSRQLATHTPAPSPPVREVSEVREKVKRAPSPHGHRPKGHMSAQSERETAGNRDRHRRPSILVHSPGSDSSQTSIQSTEEAVGAVSGCDLKALRRSARESVGRVEAKSAPHRPLLARRAGTAGDLPLRQTPPTTPHRVGPTPHPAGPSPMGDKANMGVLLQHSAPGGGASEQGTLPSIAHRVRLVKCIQPVHHVWSELDRPNLDWIEQKQSRMRGDRSTVMRQPTVRSEIRPGHSMRTNRRVLS comes from the exons GTTGTGCAGTACTGCAGCTTACCTCCTGGGGGCGCTGGTGGAGAGAGACGGCTGGGTGCAGGAGACCCTGGAAGGGACGCAGGGGGACAGCGCTGGGCTAGTGGGGGCCTTAGGGAGGCTCCTGACCCACGACGACCCGGACACTGTGATGAACGCTGCGGGGGCCATCGCCTCATTG GTGGGGAGCAGTGTGGGGCGCGGCCGGCtcctgagggaggaggaggtttTTGGGGAGGTGCTGGCCAGCCTGCCCACCCTGCTGCGTGAGGAGCGGGAGAGCACGGTCAACTACGCCGCCCTGGTGGTGGCCCGTCTGTCCCTGTGTGAGGAGGCCTGCCAGCGCCTGCTGCAgcacccctctgccccccacaCACTGAGGAGCCTGGCACAGTGCCtggcacacagccacacag ACACCGCCATGAACGCCGCGTTTGCCGTGGGCCGACTCTGTGGAACTGAGGCGGGCAGGAGCTTGATACTGGCCCTGGAACAAGAGCACCAGCTG gtcAGCAGTCTTCAAGCCCTGCTCTGTGAGGGGAGGTggccaggggcggggcagaCTGCCTGCTTTGCCCTGAGTTGCCTAGTAACAGAAGAGGATGGCCACACCCTGGTCCTGGGAAGCCCTGCCTTTCCCCACCTGCTGGACGGCTTACTGCGCCACCTACTGGAAGAGGAGCACGACAGCGCCTGGTTTGCGGCCAT gACAGTGAAGGTGTTAGTCTCAAGGCCCAGgggagtgctgtgtgtgagagagcactcTCTCTTAGAGGAGCGACTGCAG tctctctctcagtcccgcTCCATCAGTCAGGAGCTCCAGGAGGAAGTGAGCGCGTGTCTGAGGAGGCTGCAGCGCCTCTCCAAACCCCTTCCCCCGAAAACGAGCTGCCGTCCCTCTGGTTCCCACGTGGTATCGTGGGAGAAATGCGCTCCCGAGAGTGGGCTGGAGGTCACGTACAG CCTCCTGGACAGAGACAAGGTTTTGTACAGGGGTAACCAGTGTCACCTGACCCTTCCTAACTCGGCGCTCCAATCCggacgcactctctctctccgcctcgtCCAGTCCACCGACGGCGGTGATGTCAGCCCCTGCAGCGAGCCCACCCTATTGGCCGTGGATAGCAAAGGGGCGGAGCTAGTGCCCGGTCCGCCGCGGCAGCTGCGCGTGATTGGCTGCACTCCGACTCAGGTGCGGCTGAGCTGGTGCGCGCCGGAGGGAGGGGTCAAACCCAGGCTTTACCAGCTTTACCGCGGGGAAACGCTGCTGGAGACGACCGCAGAGCCAGG GGCCATCGTGGGCGGGCTGTCTCCAGGGACGCTGTACCAGCTGGGGGTGTGCGCGGTGGGGCCGGGGGACGCGCCGGGGGAGCGCGCCACGGTGGACGCCCGGACGCCCGAGTGCCAGGACCACGCCCCCTCGGGGCTGGCGATGACCGTGCTGGGCCGCCACGAGCTGCTGGTCAGCTGGGGggcccccgccctgcccctggGCCGCCTCTTTAACTACGAGCTGCGGCTGAACGGGCGCGTGGCCTACCTGGGCACCGAGCGGGCCTACACCGCCCGCCGGCTCACCGCCAGCACCGCCTACACCTGCACCGTCACCGCCATCacctccagggggcgctgccAGAGCCGCCCGGTCACCAAGAGGACCGCCCGCGACgagtatgtgcacacacagag GTGCCTGTACTCCCCATCCCGCCAACTggccacacacactcctgccccGTCCCCTCCAGTCAGGGAGGTCTCTGAGGTCAGGGAGAAGGTCAAAAGGGCGCCATCACCTCATGGCCATCGACCAAAGGGCCATATGTCTgctcagagtgagagagagacagccggCAACAGAGACAGGCACAG GCGGCCCTCAATTTTGGTTCATTCCCCTGGTTCTGACAGCAGCCAAACGTCCATCCAGTCTACTGAG GAGGCTGTGGGCGCTGTTAGTGGGTGTGACCTAAAGGCCTTGCGGAGGAGTGCCAGGGAGAGTGTTGGGAGGGTCGAAGCAAAGAGCGCTCCacatcgccccctgctggcccgcCGTGCTGGGACTGCAGGGGACCTGCCGCTCCGACAAACTCCTCCTACCACGCCACACCGTGTGGGCCCCACACCACACCCTGCGGGTCCCAGCCCAATGGGGGACAAAGCCAACATGG GAGTGCTGCTGCAGCACAGTGCTCCAGGAGGTGGCGCCAGTGAGCAGGGGACTCTGCCCAGCATTGCACACCGTGTCC GGTTGGTGAAGTGCATCCAGCCTGTGCACCATGTGTGGTCAGAACTGGACCGGCCCAATCTGGACTGGATAGAACAAAAACAGAGCCGGATGCGGGGAGACAG aTCCACGGTCATGAGGCAGCCAACAGTAAGGAGTGAAATCAGGCCGGGTCATTCCATGAGAACAAACCGCAGGGTGCTGAGCTGA